Below is a genomic region from Kazachstania africana CBS 2517 chromosome 9, complete genome.
ATGCCTTTGCCAGAGTGACTTGTAATGAATAATCGAACCATGTTTCAGAAGGTAGGACTTCCATACCTTTATCAAAAAGTTGTTGTAAGGAAAATGTCCttaaatcttcattacttaaacaaaattttttcatgGAAGATGATTGTTGATTACCATCACGGTTATGAGGTTTCTTCTCACTACTAAAGTAAgcatatttcaatttagTCCACTTGGAAggtatattttttttatcgAAAAATAAATCTGCTATTGTGAAATGCTCTCCATTGTCATCAGGCACCGAAGAGGGGAATGCTAAAgctaatttcaaaacttttttcttcaaatccTGGCGAGTAAGAGCGTTTTCTGGTGCCATTCGTTCTCTTGATATTAAGTATCTTTCACCAACGATTGCTAAAACTTTGATGGCACCTAATTTGACCCTAAAATTGGGACAATTTAGTAAATTATTCATAACGTCCGTAGAGGCGTaaataaatcttttctCAGTATTAAAGAGTAAGCGGGATGTGAATTCTGTCAATATTACACAAGCATCCTCGTTTTCCTTGGACATTTCGTTGAGCTTGACAGGTCTTTTCTTATAGTTGTCAGATTCATAAGAGtattttttgattatctttgataaaaaatcatcGATTCTATTTAGGACTGGGATCCAGATAAATAAGTCATCCTTAGGTCTATCCCATTCCTGAATATTTTTAAGTTTTATTAAAAAGGATTGCTCGTCACAAGTAGTTAACTCGTCCAGTAAAGGCTGGAATGATTTGGCCAAATATTCCTTCTGTAATTTTTCGAATCTAGTCAATTTTAGCATTATTTCTATAACTACAAATTTTATGGGTATTGCAAATAAAAAGAGGTCCCTTAAATAGGTTTAATAATATAGTGATAATAGGCTATCGATGACACTACTTCAATGAGATATGTGTAATATGGTGATCAGTGGCGctgaaaaatctaaaattgaGATTGAACAAAAACTTTTTCTTGTTGAGATAATAGATTTTAAGCAGCTTAAAACGTTAGAGGCTGTAGTGAAATAACAATTTTGAGCTTACTTTGGGAGGTAAATGCTCTTTTGTTATCTTATTTCAACttacttctttcaatgccATATCCTTCATATCAAAAGACATCttaaaacttttcatattgctaaaaaaaaaatgatttatgTTCAGCCATGCGAGGCCGGGTTATATGATTATAAAACCCCAATAGGAGTCCAAACAAGAAGCTGTGGGTCATCCAAGTATGACTGGCTGTAATGGACGCTGATTTTAGGTAGAGTGCATTTATATAcagaatatattttgtttctATAAAAAGGCTACAATTAGTAAATGCCGAAAGGTTATTTCCagttttgatttcttctcGATCCTAGAACAGGAGGTGTACTAGGTGTAGTTCCTCCTCTTTCCGGAGTGTTGGTGTCTAAAAATACAGGTTTCAGTATGttatcatcaaaattttgaaaccattGTGAGTCAGATCTGAAGATATTACCTATTGTCTCCTTTAAATTTTGACCATCTAGTGATATTCTCGAACCACTATAATCCTCATTAGCGTCTAGGACATTActatttgaatcaaatggCCTTGTAAACTGGTTACGAGAGGCCTCATTAGGACCAACACTGgttttgttattattttgatcatTTAACAACACGTTTTCTGTTGAAAATGCAGGTGAATCATTCTCATCTGAATATGGATGAGTTGTCGATAAATCTGGTAGATTATATGAGAGGTTTGGTCTGATATCCTCAATGTCAAACTCGTCATCACTTTGGTCGTTTTCATCTATACATCCAGTCTTAATGTTAAGTATTTCTAACATACCAGCAGTGGTACCGCCAAAGATAATCACGGTCAACACAACTACAACGAGCACAGTGGCTAATAGAGTGAACTTATACTCACCTTGAATACCTAAAGCCAGTGCGACACCAACGGCACCCCTCAGACCAGCCCaaaacatcatcatctgaTAATTGTAAGGGATTTCATCTGGAATAGCAATATTTTGTCCCAATGCCCCATTTTGTAAACTCCTCTGTCTTTTAACTCTAAAGATCCAATTGACAAGACGAGATAGTGGGAAAATTGAACACCAACGGGCAATACAAATAGAAATTGCTGTGACGATGATTAAAAGTGGTTTGTAGACTAATTCGACTTCCGTGAAAAGTTCTAGGCCCAGGTAAATgaatacaaaattttctgaaagTCTTGCCAATAACtgaaagatatatttaACAGTTATTTGACTACGTCTTGACATATTGTAGTAAGCGTAATGCTTCAAGGTAATACCACAAAATAAGAGAGAGACAATACCTGACATGTGACAACCGTTTGAAAAGAAGTAAGCTTCATAAGCAATCAGTAAAATTAAACAACTTTCGATTTCTGGATATCTTCTAATGTGGCTGTGTTTTAATATCAATGCCACCAATATACCGATCAATACACCAATTAACAAAGAGATGGAGAATGTCATGAAGAACAGGCCCATACCTTGGAAGATGGATGCAAATGTTGCCGGTTGTCCtctaaatttttgacaAGTTTCAAACATAACGATAGAAATGGCATCATTTAGTAATGATTCACCAAAAATGACGGTATACAGTTTTGGATCCACTTTATAAGCATTGAAAATGGATAAAATTGTTACTGGATCAGTAGCGGAAAGTGTAGCACCGACGGACATGGCGTCTACGAAGGAGATATTGACACTTTCTAGACCCAGTGCTGTCCAGATGTACAGGATTATTCCTAACACGACAGCTGATATGAACGTGCCCGGTATGGCAAACATCAGGATtgatacaaaattattgaagaaattcaCTTGGTTTAATTCGTAACCAGAATTTAGAATGATGGGAGGTAACagaacattgaaaaaatagGAGGAATTGAAAGTAACCGTGTCCTGGATATAATGACCTGGACTCATTCTAATTATAAGACCTATAATCATCCCATAGAAAATGGATAAAACGGTCTCATGTACGGCCCTAATACGTCTTTGAGCCAAATAGTAACTTGAC
It encodes:
- the NHX1 gene encoding bifunctional K:H/Na:H antiporter NHX1 (similar to Saccharomyces cerevisiae NHX1 (YDR456W); ancestral locus Anc_5.573), with translation MLQKLLFSIAYKAVWAAARAVITDDDDDSLLPPELPGKDDPLLGDPADEVSPITEEMFSSWSLFIMLFLLISALWSSYYLAQRRIRAVHETVLSIFYGMIIGLIIRMSPGHYIQDTVTFNSSYFFNVLLPPIILNSGYELNQVNFFNNFVSILMFAIPGTFISAVVLGIILYIWTALGLESVNISFVDAMSVGATLSATDPVTILSIFNAYKVDPKLYTVIFGESLLNDAISIVMFETCQKFRGQPATFASIFQGMGLFFMTFSISLLIGVLIGILVALILKHSHIRRYPEIESCLILLIAYEAYFFSNGCHMSGIVSLLFCGITLKHYAYYNMSRRSQITVKYIFQLLARLSENFVFIYLGLELFTEVELVYKPLLIIVTAISICIARWCSIFPLSRLVNWIFRVKRQRSLQNGALGQNIAIPDEIPYNYQMMMFWAGLRGAVGVALALGIQGEYKFTLLATVLVVVVLTVIIFGGTTAGMLEILNIKTGCIDENDQSDDEFDIEDIRPNLSYNLPDLSTTHPYSDENDSPAFSTENVLLNDQNNNKTSVGPNEASRNQFTRPFDSNSNVLDANEDYSGSRISLDGQNLKETIGNIFRSDSQWFQNFDDNILKPVFLDTNTPERGGTTPSTPPVLGSRRNQNWK